One Eriocheir sinensis breed Jianghai 21 unplaced genomic scaffold, ASM2467909v1 Scaffold496, whole genome shotgun sequence DNA window includes the following coding sequences:
- the LOC126992614 gene encoding WD repeat and SOCS box-containing protein 1-like isoform X2: MEGRLIGEENEIGVSSVIGGLVTGRTLNGHAFQNPPVEYARGYPRPQNPNPPLNGNLDPLHPPYGRNPDPARGYPRPQNGDNPPLRNPDPARGFPRPPVPFNHPLDAPLDAPHDHYEEPSPPPPPGGECWAVVFAPDGSRLAWSCGYRKVVILPWNRYKNCLLSQDSLDPRGVPLSAERVNLDAGFPVTSLAFGTGIPEQELKVKRDYWIRFDYTKDLILASGHANGRIRIWDPYNGKLLLELTDHTKPVTDLAFAPDGSLRLSSASRDGTIKVWDMSDDGNMFKTLREHAAPVRALAWSPDAAMLVSAGDKQKVLLWDMVGYKLARRLSGHFNTVLSCCFSPDGALVATASRDTRVIVWDPNTGTQLRVFHHLLPPPGVIYMSGANSSAAFDVSISPTGVHLVSICSDGTIMMVCACLRGSVREAVSAAWLPAWRGSAPCVCVCVCVCVAGWWWWWWWHWCPPGASSPVAACGPLLAGC; the protein is encoded by the exons atGGAAGGACGACTTATAGGCGAAGAAAACGAAATTG GTGTGTCTTCGGTCATAGGAGGCCTAGTCACCGGGCGAACTCTCAACGGCCATGCCTTCCAGAACCCTCCAGTAGAGTATGCCCGGGGCTACCCACGACCCCAAAACCCTAACCCCCCCTTAAACGGTAACCTTGACCCCCTACACCCCCCCTATGGACGAAATCCCGACCCTGCCCGCGGTTATCCCAGACCCCAAAACGGAGACAACCCCCCCTTAAGGAACCCCGACCCTGCCCGCGGATTTCCAAGACCCCCAGTCCCATTCAACCACCCCTTAGATGCCCCCCTGGACGCCCCCCACGACCACTATGAGGAGCCCTCGCCCCCCCCACCTCCTGGAGGCGAGTGCTGGGCTGTGGTTTTCGCTCCTGACGGCTCGCGGTTGGCGTGGTCATGTGGATATCGTAAGGTGGTCATACTCCCCTGGAACAGATACAAAAACTGCCT CCTGAGCCAGGACAGCCTTGACCCTCGCGGCGTCCCACTTTCCGCTGAGAGAGTCAACCTGGACGCTGGCTTCCCCGTGACCAGTCTTGCATTTGGAACTGGGATACCCGAGCAGGAACTTAAGGTCAAACGCGACTACTGGATCCGATTCGACTACACGAAGGATTTGATCTTAGCTTCGGGTCACGCCAACGGCAGGATACGCATCTGGGATCCTTATAACG GGAAGCTGCTCCTGGAACTTACGGACCACACCAAGCCTGTAACGGACTTGGCCTTCGCCCCTGATGGCTCACTTAGGCTCTCCTCTGCCTCCCGCGATGGTACTATCAAG GTCTGGGACATGTCTGACGATGGCAACATGTTCAAGACTCTCCGGGAACACGCGGCCCCAGTTCGAGCCCTCGCGTGGTCACCCGATGCGGCCATGTTGGTTTCTGCCGGGGACAAGCAGAAG GTACTACTCTGGGACATGGTGGGCTACAAGCTGGCGCGTCGTCTGAGCGGGCATTTCAACACTGTCCTATCCTGCTGCTTCTCCCCCGATGGAGCCCTGGTGGCCACTGCTTCCAGGGACACAAGAGTCATTGTATGGGACCCCAACACAG GGACGCAGCTAAGggtcttccaccacctcctccccccccctggcGTGATTTATATGTCGGGAGCCAATTCCTCGGCAGCTTTTGATGTCTCGATCTCGCCCACTGGGGTACATCTTGTCTCAATTTGCAGTGACGG TACAATTATGATGGTGTGCGCCTGTCTCCGGGGCAGTGTGAGGGAGGCTGTGTCAGCTGCCTGGCTCCCTGCGTGGCGGGGCAGcgcaccctgtgtgtgtgtgtgtgtgtgtgtgtgtgtggcagggtggtggtggtggtggtggtggcattggtgTCCCCCAGGGGCCTCTTCCCCAGTGGCTGCCTGTGGACCTCTGCTGGCAGGCTGCTGA
- the LOC126992614 gene encoding WD repeat and SOCS box-containing protein 1-like isoform X1, which produces MEGRLIGEENEIGVSSVIGGLVTGRTLNGHAFQNPPVEYARGYPRPQNPNPPLNGNLDPLHPPYGRNPDPARGYPRPQNGDNPPLRNPDPARGFPRPPVPFNHPLDAPLDAPHDHYEEPSPPPPPGGECWAVVFAPDGSRLAWSCGYRKVVILPWNRYKNCLLSQDSLDPRGVPLSAERVNLDAGFPVTSLAFGTGIPEQELKVKRDYWIRFDYTKDLILASGHANGRIRIWDPYNGKLLLELTDHTKPVTDLAFAPDGSLRLSSASRDGTIKVWDMSDDGNMFKTLREHAAPVRALAWSPDAAMLVSAGDKQKVLLWDMVGYKLARRLSGHFNTVLSCCFSPDGALVATASRDTRVIVWDPNTGTQLRVFHHLLPPPGVIYMSGANSSAAFDVSISPTGVHLVSICSDGFLRFWDLTTDSDQPVSEGRVLQGDTMLTCTFSPLGGAVCVGHESGSLLFYSAPTHIPSLLHLSRLSLRKAVSSPSSLPLLPLPPALLPYLTYRRL; this is translated from the exons atGGAAGGACGACTTATAGGCGAAGAAAACGAAATTG GTGTGTCTTCGGTCATAGGAGGCCTAGTCACCGGGCGAACTCTCAACGGCCATGCCTTCCAGAACCCTCCAGTAGAGTATGCCCGGGGCTACCCACGACCCCAAAACCCTAACCCCCCCTTAAACGGTAACCTTGACCCCCTACACCCCCCCTATGGACGAAATCCCGACCCTGCCCGCGGTTATCCCAGACCCCAAAACGGAGACAACCCCCCCTTAAGGAACCCCGACCCTGCCCGCGGATTTCCAAGACCCCCAGTCCCATTCAACCACCCCTTAGATGCCCCCCTGGACGCCCCCCACGACCACTATGAGGAGCCCTCGCCCCCCCCACCTCCTGGAGGCGAGTGCTGGGCTGTGGTTTTCGCTCCTGACGGCTCGCGGTTGGCGTGGTCATGTGGATATCGTAAGGTGGTCATACTCCCCTGGAACAGATACAAAAACTGCCT CCTGAGCCAGGACAGCCTTGACCCTCGCGGCGTCCCACTTTCCGCTGAGAGAGTCAACCTGGACGCTGGCTTCCCCGTGACCAGTCTTGCATTTGGAACTGGGATACCCGAGCAGGAACTTAAGGTCAAACGCGACTACTGGATCCGATTCGACTACACGAAGGATTTGATCTTAGCTTCGGGTCACGCCAACGGCAGGATACGCATCTGGGATCCTTATAACG GGAAGCTGCTCCTGGAACTTACGGACCACACCAAGCCTGTAACGGACTTGGCCTTCGCCCCTGATGGCTCACTTAGGCTCTCCTCTGCCTCCCGCGATGGTACTATCAAG GTCTGGGACATGTCTGACGATGGCAACATGTTCAAGACTCTCCGGGAACACGCGGCCCCAGTTCGAGCCCTCGCGTGGTCACCCGATGCGGCCATGTTGGTTTCTGCCGGGGACAAGCAGAAG GTACTACTCTGGGACATGGTGGGCTACAAGCTGGCGCGTCGTCTGAGCGGGCATTTCAACACTGTCCTATCCTGCTGCTTCTCCCCCGATGGAGCCCTGGTGGCCACTGCTTCCAGGGACACAAGAGTCATTGTATGGGACCCCAACACAG GGACGCAGCTAAGggtcttccaccacctcctccccccccctggcGTGATTTATATGTCGGGAGCCAATTCCTCGGCAGCTTTTGATGTCTCGATCTCGCCCACTGGGGTACATCTTGTCTCAATTTGCAGTGACGG GTTCCTGAGATTCTGGGACTTAACAACGGACAGTGACCAACCGGTGTCTGAGGGCCGGGTGCTTCAAGGGGATACAATGTTAACCTGTACCTTCTCACCACTTGGAGGGGCTGTCTGTGTTGG GCACGAAAGCGGGAGTCTCCTCTTCTACTCCGCACCAACGCACATTCCCTCGCTGCTCCACCTCTCCAGACTCTCCCTCCGCAAGGccgtctcctccccctcctccctcccactcctccccctcccccccgccctcctcccctacctcacCTACAGGAggctctga